A segment of the Actinomycetes bacterium genome:
CCAGACTCCGGGTCTGCGGCTGCCGGCGGGGCGAGCCGGGGGAACGGCGGCTCCGGGAACGACGCGAAGACCGAACAAGGCGCCGACGATGCCGGTGGCGACGAATCGCCCGCCGGTGAGACCGATGCTGATGGGTCCGGCGACAGCGGCCCGGCTCAGGCTGACTCTGGTGATGGTGGCGGCGACCGCAACCGGAACCAGGGCGGTCGTGACCGTGGCCAGAACGACGGCGGCCGCAACCAGAACCGCAACAAGGGTGGCGGCAACCAGGGCAACCGTGACCGCAACCAGAACCAGGGCGGGGACCAGAACCAGGGCGGGGACCAGAACCAGGGTGGCAAGCAGAACCAGGGTGGCAAGCAGAACCAGGGTGGCAACCAGAACCGCAACAAGGGTGGCGGCAACCAGGACGACGTGGAGCCGGGCAACCGGCGCGGCCGTCGTCGCCGGGGCCGCAATCGCGACCGCAACGATGAGCCTGAACAGCAATGGGACGGCGAGCCGGTTCCCGTTGAGGGGATGCTCGACCTACGCGACGACGGCTACGGCTTCTTGAGGGTCAAGGGCTTCCTGCCCTCCAAGCACGACGTGTACGTATCGGTCAAGCAGGTGCGCCAGCTCGGACTCCGCAAGGGCGATGTGATCGCCGGCACCAGCCGCCCGGCCAACCGCCAGGAGAAGAACCCGGCGATGCTCAAGGTCGACAAGGTCAACGGCCTCGACCCCGAATCACAGAGGAAGCGACCTCGCTTCGAGGACCTGACCCCACTCTTCCCGGACGAGAGGCTCCGCCTCGAGCGCACGGACCAGCCCCAGGACATGACGTCGCGCATCATCGACCTGATCTCACCCATCGGCAAGGGCCAGCGCGGCCTGATCGTGTCGCCGCCCAAGGCCGGCAAGACGACCGTGATGAAGACCATCGCCCAGTCGATCGAGGCCAACAACCCCGATGTGCACCTGATGGTGCTGCTGGTCGACGAGCGACCCGAGGAAGTCACCGACATGAGTCGATCGGTCCAGGGCGACGTGATCGCGTCGACCTTCGACCGCCCCTCCGATGAGCACACCATGGTCGCGGAGCTCGCCATCGAACGGGCCAAGCGTCTGGTCGAGTCGGGCCAGGACGTCGTGATCATCCTCGACGGCATCACGCGGCTCTCCCGGGCGTACAACATCGCTGCTCCCGCCACCGGCCGCATCATGTCCGGCGGCATCGACACCGGCGCCCTGTACCCGCCAAAGCGCTTCTTCGGCGCGGCGCGCAACGTGGAGGAGGGCGGTTCGCTGACCTTCCTCGCCACCGCCCTCGTGGAGACCGGCTCGAAGATGGACGAAGTGATCTTCGAGGAGTTCAAGGGCACCGGCAACATGGAACTGCGTCTTGACCGCCGGGCAGCCGAGAAGCGCATCTACCCGGCGATCGACGTGGATGGCTCCTCTACCCGCCACGAGGAGCTGCTGTTCAGCCGTGAACAACTCCAGGAGGTCTGGAAGCTCCGTCGGGTGCTGTCGGGCCTGGCTGCAGAGAGTGGCTCCGGTGCGGGACTGGAGCTGTTGATCGACCGCATGAAGACCTTCCCCGACAACGACCAGTTCCTCGCCGAGATCGGCAAGGCTCCCGCGGTGGGCGGGTAGGCAAGCCTGCGGGCATGCCCTGACCCGCCAACGCCCCGTCCGCTCGGCCATCAGGTCCGGCTGGGAGCCGGGACGCTGCGGCTGTCATACTGACAAGTCCCCCATATGGCCCCGTTCGGAAACCGGGGCCGCCAGATGGAGAAACGATGAAGGCCGGAATCCACCCCAACTACCGATACGTCGTGTTCCAGGACACCTCTTCGGGCGACAAGATCCTCACTCGCTCCACCATCGAGACCGACGAGACGATCACCTGGGACGACGGCAACGAGTACCCGCTCGCCAAGGTCGAGATCTCGGCCTTCACCCACCCGTTCTTCACCGGCCAGATGAAGATCGTCGACACGGCCGGCCGCGTGGAGCGCTTCGAGCGCCGCTACGGCAACCGCCGCAAGAAGAAGGCTGCCGACGCCGAGAAGGCCGACAGCTGAGATCCGACCAGCGGGCACAACTGCTCGCTGCCAAGCTGGGTGCACTGGTCGTCGGCCTCAGGGGCGTCGACGTCGATGCACGACCGCTCGGCGCTGCTGCCGCGGCGTCGGATTCCGGCACCGCATTCGTGTTGCAGTCGAAGTGTGGGCCATCGGAGTTCGGAGGCTCGGTGTTGCACGCGCTGCGTGCCGATGCCGCTCAGTTGGTGTTGTTCTGTGACGAGGGCGCCGGTGTCGCCGCGCGCCTCGCATCGCACTTCGCAATGCCGATAGAGGTTCGCGCGGTCGTTGGGGACACCTCTGTAGCCGCCCAGCCGGACCCACTGCCGGTCGTACCTCCCCCACCTGTCGGCGTTGAGGACTTGCTCGCACAGCTCCGTACCCATGGCCTGGAGGTCGTGGCGGAGGAGGGGTCGTGGCGAGGTGAGCTGTTGGGACTGGAGATCGCCCGGCTGGTCCTGTGGCCGACCGAGACCGGAGGCGATGGCGAGTACCACCTGGAAGCCGGCGTGGGCCGGTTCGACCGCGATGCTGCCGCCGCCATGCATGAAGGTGAGACACCCGAGGCGGGCCTGCAGCGCGCCGTGCGGATCGTGTCCGAGCGCCGGCACCGTGGAGCAACCACACATCCACTGAGCCTCCTTTCGCGCTCCCGTTGGCTGCGCTCCGACGCGGCGGCGGATCCCGCGGTTGTGGGTGCGGTGTCGCTCGAGTCCGTGCAGACCGCCTACCCGCCTGACAGTGTTCGTGAGGACCCGCCGGCCGCCGCCATCGCCACCGATGCCGACGGCAGCCAGTTCGTGGTCGTGTTCGGGGCGGGTGCAGGGCTCGACCTCGTGCCCGTGGCAGCAGACACAAGGGCGATGTATGCCCCTGACGGGCGGCTCCTGCTGGTCGTTCCTCCGAAGGACCACCTGCGGGTCACCGGCGAGCTTGCCGCGCAACTCACAGGTGACGTCGGCATCGTTGACCTCGAACCCGGGTGGGCGTGATGCGCGGGCGTCTCGACCATCTCGCCCAGGAGTTCCGCAACTGCGAGGCGCAGATGGCGGACCCGGACGTGGTGGCGGACAGGGAGCGTTTCGTGTCGGTGAGCCGGCGCTACAAGGAGCTCGAGCCTCTGGTCGAGGCACGAAACGAACTCCTCGAAGTCGAAGGCGACATCGAGGCGGCGTCGGAGCTCATCGAGTCTGCCGAGGGCGACGAGCGGTCCACGCTCGAGGCGGACCTGTCGGGGTCACGTCAGCGCCTCGCGGAGTTGGAGGATCGGATCAAGGTTCTGCTGCTGCCGAAGGACCCCAACGACGACCGCAACGTGATTCTGGAGATACGCGGCGCCGAGGGTGGTGAGGAGGCCAACATCTGGGCCGCCGACCTGCTCGAGATGTACCGGGGGTTTGCCCAGCGGCTGGGCTGGAAGCTCGAGGTGCTGTCGTCGTCGCCGTCCGACCTCGGCGGTGTCGCGGAGGCAACCGTGCGAGTGAGCGGCGATGATGCCTGGTCACGCCTCAAGTTCGAGGCGGGCCCGCACCGAGTCCAGCGGGTGCCGGTCACGGAGTCGCAGGGTCGTGTGCACACGTCGTCCGCCACCGTGGCTGTACTGCCCGAGGCCGAGGAGGTCGATGTGGACATAGATCCCAACGACCTCGAAGTCGATGTGTACCGCTCGTCGGGCCCGGGTGGTCAGTCGGTCAACACGACCGACTCGGCGGTGAGGATCACCCACAAGCCGACTGGCCTCGTGGTGTCGATGCAGGACCAGAAGTCGCAGCTGCAGAACAAGAACAAGGCGCTGCGGGTCCTTCGGTCGCGCCTGTTGCAGGCCGAGCAGGAGAAGGCGGCAACCGAGGCCGGTGAAGCGAAACGTGCCCAGATAGGGGGCGGTGGTCGTGGCGAGAAGATCCGCACCTACAACTACAAGGACAACCGCGTGACCGACCACCGCATCGGGCTCACGACCCACAACCTCGACCGGGTTCTCACGGGCGAACTCGACGATGTGAGCAATGCGCTCCTGGCCGACGAGCGGGCCCGTCTCCTCGCCGAGGGAGCGGACTGACGACGCCATGATCGCGTGGCGCGAGTTGCTGGCCGAGGCGACTGATCGCCTGCGCGCCCAAGGGGGGCGCGATGACGCCCGCCGGATAGTGGAGGAGGCCTCGGGAGCTTCGGCAGTGGAATTGGCCCTCGTGCTCGATGACCCGGTCACCGAGGGCGGGATGGCCCGCTATGACGACATGGTGGGGCGGCGCGAGGCGGGGGAGCCGCTGCAGTACGTGCTCGGCCATTGGGGGTTCCGTTCCCTGGACCTGATGGTTGATTCCCGGGTGCTGATCCCGAGGCCCGAGACGGAACAGGTTGTCGAAGAGGCCCTGGGCGAGCTTGATCGACTTGGTGGGCGTGACGTGGCCACCAACGTCGTCGACCTCGGAACCGGCTCGGGCGCGATCGCGCTGGCGATCGCCACCGAGCGTGTTCGCACCAGTGTGTGGGCGACGGATGCAAGCGACGATGCGATCGCGGTGGCCCGCGCCAACCTCGTGGGCTGCGGGCGGGCGGCGGCGCGCGTCACGCTGTCGGTGGGCAACTGGTTCGACGCGCTGCCTGTCGAGCTGCGAGGCAACTGTCAGCTGATCGTGTCCAACCCGCCGTATGTGGCAGCGGATTCTGACTTGCCGGCCGAGGTGGCCGGCTGGGAGCCGACCTCCGCGCTGCTGGCCGGGCCCGATGGCCTGGATGACCTGAGGGTGATCATCGCCGGAGCGCCGGACTGGCTCGAACCGCAGGGAGTGCTCGTGTGCGAACTCTCGCCAGAGCAGGCGGCAGGAGCGGAGTCGTTGGCCGGTGACTGTTTCGCCGATGTGCGCACCGAGCCTGACCTGGCGGGCAAGCTCCGCGTCCTCGTGGCACAGCGGCCACTCGCTGGATGACCCGGAGATCGGCTCAGACCGGCTGGTCGGGACTCACCACACCCAACCCTGCGTTGGCCGGCACCGGCACGATTGCGTCGTCGCGGCAGCTGAAGCCGTCGCCCGAGTCGTCGTCGCTGCCGACCTCGGGGAACAGGCGCTCGAACTGGCCGTCCTTGACGACCATGAGCATCTCGCAGGTTCCGGGACTGCCACCCTCGGGGCCCGGGTCACGAACTGCGTGCAGGCCGCCACCGGTCCAGTCGTCGATGTCGGCCGCGCCCGTGAGTATGCACTCGCGGCTGAGTTCCCCGTCGTTGGACTCGCCGCATTGCCTTGCCGCTTCGGCGAAGAGCAGCCAGGCCGAGAAGCTCCCCATTCCGAGCACGGCGATCTTGGGGTCGTCGACGTTGTCGTTGACGATGTCGATGTACTGCCGGGTGGCGGGCCAGTCGGCGGCTTCCTCGAAGGGGTGGTACGCGGAGCGGATGATCGAGCCTTCGGCGTTCTCTGCGCCGGCTGAATCGATGAACGTCTGGTCGTAGTGGTTGGTGGTGGAGATCGAGATCCCTTCCCAGCCCTGTTCCCGCAGTGACTTCACGAGGGCGCCGAGGTTGGTCGGCTCTCCGGTGAAGTGCAGGGAGGTTGCTCCGCTGCCGATGACCTGCTGGGCCAAGGGAGTCCAGTCGCTCAGGCCGGTCACCGGGTAGGAGAACACGCCGGTGTTCTCCATGCCTTCACCGTCGAGTGCCGCGACCGAGTGGTTCTTGATGAACCCCATGGAGGGCAGGTCGCCCCAGACCACCGCACCGGAGGTGGCTTCTGTCGGATGGACCTGCTCGAAGTCTCGGATCCATCCGGAGTAGAACTCCTCGCCCGGGTTGGGTATCGGTTGGATCTGACCGTTGGAGCCCGACTTCTCCGGAGAGACCGCGAAGCCGGGAATCTCGGCGAGCCGGCAGAGGTGGAAGTCCGAGTCGGGCTTGCCGGTGAACTGCAGGTTGTCCTGGACCTGGCCGCCGCCGACCATCATGAACACGCCATTGCACGCCCGCGCCATCGCTGGTTCGACCTCGAGGAGCTTGCCGTCGAGGTCGACGATCTCGATGGGGAGTCCGCCGATACCTCCCGCGGCGTTGCACCAGGCGACGAACGCGTTGGAGGCGTCCCACATCTCCTTGTTGAGCCCGGGGCGGATCTGGGATGTGCGGTCGTTGGACACACCAATCAGGAGCTTGTCGGGCGAGCCTGCGTCTTCGTCGGCCGCGATGGTGAAGTCACCGGGTCCGCACACGTCGCTCAGGTCGCCGAAGCTTCCGGGTCCCTGCCCGTCCGAGGGCTCACCACCGGTGCCCTCATCAGCACCGGCGTCCTGGCCGGAAGTCTCAGTGTCCTCGTCGCTCGCGTCCTCGTCCCCCTTTGCAGCGCAGGCTCCGGCCAGCATGGTCGTAGCTGCAAGCAGGGCCGCGGTCTTGCGCCAAGCGGGTTTCATCCGTCACTCCCCACTGATCGGTCTGTCTTGTTGGTCGGTCTGCATCTGTCGCCCCGGGGCCGTTGGTCTAGATCGGCTGGTTGGGTCCGATGATGCCGAGGCCTTCGTTTTCAGGGACCGCCACTACTGCCTCGTCGTGGCAGCTGAAGCCGTCGCCGGAGTCGTCGTCGCTGCCGACCTCGGGGAACAGGCGCTC
Coding sequences within it:
- a CDS encoding ABC transporter substrate-binding protein; protein product: MKPAWRKTAALLAATTMLAGACAAKGDEDASDEDTETSGQDAGADEGTGGEPSDGQGPGSFGDLSDVCGPGDFTIAADEDAGSPDKLLIGVSNDRTSQIRPGLNKEMWDASNAFVAWCNAAGGIGGLPIEIVDLDGKLLEVEPAMARACNGVFMMVGGGQVQDNLQFTGKPDSDFHLCRLAEIPGFAVSPEKSGSNGQIQPIPNPGEEFYSGWIRDFEQVHPTEATSGAVVWGDLPSMGFIKNHSVAALDGEGMENTGVFSYPVTGLSDWTPLAQQVIGSGATSLHFTGEPTNLGALVKSLREQGWEGISISTTNHYDQTFIDSAGAENAEGSIIRSAYHPFEEAADWPATRQYIDIVNDNVDDPKIAVLGMGSFSAWLLFAEAARQCGESNDGELSRECILTGAADIDDWTGGGLHAVRDPGPEGGSPGTCEMLMVVKDGQFERLFPEVGSDDDSGDGFSCRDDAIVPVPANAGLGVVSPDQPV
- a CDS encoding transcription termination factor Rho — its product is MSVDLQGLERKDRAELATIAQALGGKTTSRTKKADMVNMILELSGNAPGDAKAGDAGPDSGSAAAGGASRGNGGSGNDAKTEQGADDAGGDESPAGETDADGSGDSGPAQADSGDGGGDRNRNQGGRDRGQNDGGRNQNRNKGGGNQGNRDRNQNQGGDQNQGGDQNQGGKQNQGGKQNQGGNQNRNKGGGNQDDVEPGNRRGRRRRGRNRDRNDEPEQQWDGEPVPVEGMLDLRDDGYGFLRVKGFLPSKHDVYVSVKQVRQLGLRKGDVIAGTSRPANRQEKNPAMLKVDKVNGLDPESQRKRPRFEDLTPLFPDERLRLERTDQPQDMTSRIIDLISPIGKGQRGLIVSPPKAGKTTVMKTIAQSIEANNPDVHLMVLLVDERPEEVTDMSRSVQGDVIASTFDRPSDEHTMVAELAIERAKRLVESGQDVVIILDGITRLSRAYNIAAPATGRIMSGGIDTGALYPPKRFFGAARNVEEGGSLTFLATALVETGSKMDEVIFEEFKGTGNMELRLDRRAAEKRIYPAIDVDGSSTRHEELLFSREQLQEVWKLRRVLSGLAAESGSGAGLELLIDRMKTFPDNDQFLAEIGKAPAVGG
- the prfA gene encoding peptide chain release factor 1 codes for the protein MRGRLDHLAQEFRNCEAQMADPDVVADRERFVSVSRRYKELEPLVEARNELLEVEGDIEAASELIESAEGDERSTLEADLSGSRQRLAELEDRIKVLLLPKDPNDDRNVILEIRGAEGGEEANIWAADLLEMYRGFAQRLGWKLEVLSSSPSDLGGVAEATVRVSGDDAWSRLKFEAGPHRVQRVPVTESQGRVHTSSATVAVLPEAEEVDVDIDPNDLEVDVYRSSGPGGQSVNTTDSAVRITHKPTGLVVSMQDQKSQLQNKNKALRVLRSRLLQAEQEKAATEAGEAKRAQIGGGGRGEKIRTYNYKDNRVTDHRIGLTTHNLDRVLTGELDDVSNALLADERARLLAEGAD
- a CDS encoding type B 50S ribosomal protein L31, with product MKAGIHPNYRYVVFQDTSSGDKILTRSTIETDETITWDDGNEYPLAKVEISAFTHPFFTGQMKIVDTAGRVERFERRYGNRRKKKAADAEKADS
- the prmC gene encoding peptide chain release factor N(5)-glutamine methyltransferase produces the protein MIAWRELLAEATDRLRAQGGRDDARRIVEEASGASAVELALVLDDPVTEGGMARYDDMVGRREAGEPLQYVLGHWGFRSLDLMVDSRVLIPRPETEQVVEEALGELDRLGGRDVATNVVDLGTGSGAIALAIATERVRTSVWATDASDDAIAVARANLVGCGRAAARVTLSVGNWFDALPVELRGNCQLIVSNPPYVAADSDLPAEVAGWEPTSALLAGPDGLDDLRVIIAGAPDWLEPQGVLVCELSPEQAAGAESLAGDCFADVRTEPDLAGKLRVLVAQRPLAG